The segment ACAAAGAAGGTAACCaattgattataaatatttatttttttcaaattaaaattgattgaaccaagtttagggtttagctaatcatttttgtttgttctgTTTTGAAATCATAGTTGAGGATGGACATGTGAAGCGTTGCCATGATGATGACATACAGTCCAATATACTTGAAGTAGTTGGATCAAACATACAGTCTACATACATCACATGCCCCGCTGATCTTTCCGCAACTCTTGGTATCAAACTACCCTTTCTGGTATTGGTtgtgaagaacatgaagaagtATTTCTCATTCGAGATTCAGATTCTTGATGACAAGAATGTGCGCCGGCGTTTCCGAGCTTCTAACTTTCAAGTACGTTTTGTCTTGTCTTCCCCCCTTGTTTCATTCAGTCTCTGAATCCTTTATTGATGTCTTGGGTTGTTGAATGTTTGGTTTTGTAGTCTGTGACTAGAGTAAAGCCATATATATGCACAATGCCATTGAAGATGGATGAGGGATGGAATCAGATCCAGCTGAACTTGACTGATCTTACTAGGAGAGCTTATGGGACTAATTACGCCGAGACTTTGCGAGTTCAGGTTCATGCTAACTGCCGTCTCAGAAGGATATATTTTGCTGATCGTCTCTACTCGGATGAAGAGCTTCCTCCAGAGTTCAAACTCTATCTCCCAGTGCAGGTCAGATATTAGATACTACTCTTCTCTCCTTGGATGACTCATTTTTACTTACAAGACTCCCTTTTGTTCGACTGCAGAAAGCATGAGCGTGTTCCTGCCCCCTTGTCGTGGAAGCTACTTTTAGATAGACCTAGAGCGTCTTAGGTTAGGTGAGAGTTTCAGGATGGCTTGTAGCATTCACAGCATTTGGAATTTGCCGTACCTTGAGCAGCTTGGCTTTGATAAATTATGTTTGTTGTGTCTTTATGAAATGGGATCATATACGCTTAAGATTTTCAATGAGTATTGTACATGACTGAATCATATCATTCATGATTGTGTGCTAATTTTGAGGAAACAAACATTCAAATGGAATgcaaattcaaatttatttgagAGGAGTTAATGCCACATCAAGCCGAGAACACAATTATAGATATGGGTAAACTGCAGGATCTTTTTATAACATACAGAAGGATGTTTTACTGGCCAATGACCCGCTTGGCCCCTTCTAAGGTGTTCTTGAGCAGCATTGCCACTGTCATTGGGCCTACACCACCAGGGACCGGAGTTATGAAGCCTGCAACTTTAGAAGCTTCGGCGAAATCAACATCTCCAACCAACCGGTATCCAGATTTCCTGCTCGGGTCGCTGACTGCGTTAGTTCCAACGTCGATCACTGCAGCCCCTGGTTTTATCCAGTCTCCCTTGATCTGAAAATGTCAAAGACGAGAGTGGTTTTTGAATTTGATGAAAATTATTCACATTTGTCTCTACTCAACTACTGGATTATCTTCCTAAAGAAGAGTCAGAAACAATCACCATGCAGGCCTGTCCAGCTGCAGCAATAACGATGTCAGCTTCCTTTATGATAGCCTCGGGATCTTTGGTGTGAGAATGTACAGTAGTAACAGTAGCATCAGCCTTGAGCAATAGAAGTGAAACGGGCAAACCAACAATGTTACTCCGACCTACAACAACAGCTCGTTGCCCCTTAATCTTTATGCCACTCCTCACCAAGAGCTCCAGACATCCCTGCACACAAGAGACTCACTCACCTCATCAATTAATTATCCATGAAGAAAAGAAGTCAGTATGCAAAAAGAAGGAAGGAGCAGTAAAGTACCTTAGGGGTGCATGGAAGGAAGAGGGGTTCTCTGCCTTTCATGGCTAGCTTACCAATATTCAAAGGATGGAATCCATCTACGTCTTTATCAATGCTGATAGCCCCCAAAACATTCTCCTCATTGATATGTTTCGGCAATGGGAGTTGAACTAATATACCTGCAAATAAATTTCTACAGCTCAGTAATGAAACAGACAAAAGTTAAAAAGTAAAGTATAACCGACCATGGACTTGGGGATCTGAATTGAGTTGATGAACTTTGGTTATAAGCTCAGCTTCAGGAACATCTTCAGGTAGGTCCACATCAAATGACTTGATCCCAACCTCAGCGCATGCTTTCCTCTTCATATTCACATAAGTCTGTGAATCTTTCCGTACACCAACTATGACAACCGCTAGTCCTGGGACCTGCAcgaagggaaaaaaaaaaagactccaTTCATTCTTGTGCTTTGTTACAATGTGATCAGAAACTCGGTTGAAACATTATGAATAACACACATTTCAACTGTTTATAAtgatattaaacatatataaacttAGCACACAAACTCAATGATATTAAGACAGAAAGTATGCTACTTGAGGTAACCAAGACTAGAGAATGCTAGAGTCAGACACAAAAATTTAATGTTCTCATGAATAGAAGTAACAAACGCAGACGCAGTTTCAAAACGATTCAACAGAAATATAGCGTTTACATTTGAGCTTTGTTTAAGCTAGTTCAGCCTAAGATGTGTGATCATCGCTTCGCTCTTATATTGAACCTTAAAGCTAATCACTTTACACGATCAATCACGCTTAGCAGACAAATTGTATCTTTGAGTGATAAAACTGTGAAAATTGACTACCTTGCCGTGTTTCTCAGATAAAAGGCGAACTTCGTCGGCGATCTCTGATCGGATGGTATGAGCAATCGCCTTTCCATCGATTATCTTCGCCGTTGGTGACGCCATCTAGTCGGAATCTCCCTCTCTATGTCTGGTCAGTACAACTCTCAGGTAGTGTCTGTCTATCCACCTGTCAAAAGATAACGACTTTTTATATCTGAATCTATCCGCGAATAGGAATATTCCTACTCATGCAACCAAACGTTATCTAAATTTCCGCGAAATCGAACCAAACAAGAAAACGACGTCGTGTGCAGGGTGGGCCGGATCGTAACTTACGCGAGGCTTTATCGAGGTCACGAAAACCCAAATCCGTTTGTATTAACACCCCACGCCGTAACGGCGAATCTATTACCCTCCCAGCGTTTTCCGGGACAGTAAAAGAAGATTTCTTATGGCGGTTAATCGGGTCACAGAGGTGTACGTGTCGCCACATCAGTGGTCAACAGTGCGCGTATATTAAATTGTATACTCacgtgtgtgtatatatacatagaCTTGGTGTTGTTTTCCCGCGCGAGATTAAATTTCTTCTTAGGGTTTGAAGCAGAGAGAGAGCGTTACGTAGATATCTCTCACACCGTTTCTTCTTTAATTCGTCTCGATTTAAGGCGGAGGCGTTAGCAGTGAGAGAGCTCTTAAATTTCGGATCTTTCTGTTCAGCTTTTTAACCAGCGACGTTTTGGTTTTGGGATCTCTGTGATTACTACAGAAACATATGTAAGATCTTTTCTCTTGTACCTAgctttttgaattttatattttgagtaaagcttttgaattttaatttggGTTTGGATTTTCGTAATTTTTTAATGGATTCGATTGGAAATTCGAGATTTttcttgaataaaaaaaaattcaaaatttcgaCAGAATTAGGGGGGAAATCTTCTTCAAGTTCAATTTGTGTGATTAATTAGGGTTCCTATTGAAGTTCAATTTGTGTGATTAATTCTCCTATTAACGCATCATATCCCCTAAAAagtactttatttttatttttcagtgTATTGAGAGGGAACGATTAGTTGCGTTTGCGAGCATGGAAGAAGTTGAGCCTCCACTGACACCACCACCCAATGACTCTAATGGAAATAGAAGTGAAGCATCTCTCTTGGACTTATGCCAGgttctttgtttgatttttaatgttgtatatttatatcataCACAATGAACTTGAAGAATATTCAGCTCTAATCCCCctttaatctaatttgatttttgCAGAAGGTTCTGTCTCTTGAGAGTAGCATTTGCGTTGAAGCTTTGAATTTGTTTGCAGAAACCAAACTGATTTTGTCAACAAACATGGCTGACATTGGAAGTGGAACGGTGATAATATACACTTTtgtctctcttctttttctccttttatCAGTATTATGATTAATTCTTTGTTGTTATGCTTATTAGGCGGAGGAAGTGGAGAGGTTCTGGTTTGCGTTTGTTCTCTACTCAGTGAAGATGCTTTCTGTGAGAAAACAAGTGGACGTCCACCAGTCAATGGCTGGTGGTAATGGTTTTAATCTATGTCAGATACTAAGGGCTCTAAAGCTCAAGTACGTAATCCCAATTTCTTCTTGcctttcttttaataatatatatttgttttgataaTATTCTTTGTTTATGTTTCAGTATTGTGGATTTCTTTAGAGAGTTGCCTCAGTTTGTGGTCAAGGCTGGTCCTGTGCTTTGTCAACTTTACGGTTCAGACTGGGAGAACAGACTTCAGGTACTGTCCTTACCtctttatatatagttttatgttgCATCAttgctaattttttttacttaatagGCAAAGGAGCTGCAGGCTGACTTTGTCCATCTTAGCCTTCTAAGCAGGTGAGTTTAGTTCATCTCCTGTCTTGCAGTCGTACCTCGTTTTTCTTTGTCCTGTGTGCATGATAGTGGTTGACATAGATATACACCTTCGTAACACCTTAATCTGAGAAGCAGACTTTCTCACTATGCAATGATCAGAATATGGGCTTGAATTGCTACTTCTATGTATGTGACTGACTCTTTTCTTGGTGACAGTTACTACAAACGTGGGTACCGGGAATTCTTCTTGACATACGACGCAAACGCAGAAAGTACCTCAGCAAACTCTGCTAGTTATTTGCCGGATAGTTACCGTTTTGGATGGTTACTCTTTCTTGCACTCCGAAACCACGCTTTTAGTCGCTTTAAAGACCTTGTGACATGCACTAATGGCCTAGTTTCTATACTGGTTAGTAAACACTCCCTAGTTTGTCCATTCATTACTATTTGTTATACTTTCGTTACTTGACAGACGCTTCATTTTCAAAATCAGGCTATTTTGATCATACACGTCCCTTGTCGGTTTAGAAATTTCAACATCCAAGACTCTTCACGCTTTGGTAAGTGTTTATTTTATTGTAGCCACTTGACCTTGTCGGATTGAATATATTTATCCCCTATTCTCATTTCTGTGATGAATTTCAGTTAAGAAAGATGACAAAGATGTAGACTTGATTGCATCGCTTTGCAAGATATATGACGCCTCAGAAGATGAGTTGAGGGCAATAATGGAGAAGACCAACAATTTGATAGAATCAATACTGAAGAAGAAGCACTCTTCTTCATCCGCATGCCAAACTGACAAGCTAAGAAGTATTAACCCAGGTTGGTCTAAGAACATTTTTTCCATTTCACATAGTGTTGTGAGTTGATTGAATAGCTACCtggtttttctataaaaatggAGTTTCGTTTTCAGATGGTCTGACCTACTTTGAGGATTTACTGGACGAGAGATCCATCTCAACCAGCTTGATCACACTAGAAAAAGATTACGCTGATGCAGTCTGTAATAAAAGCGAACTTGATGAGAGGATCTTCATCAATGAAGAGGATAGCTTGCTTGGATCTGGAAGCTTATCTGCAGGAGCTGTTAATATTACTGGCGTTAAGAGGAAAACTGATTCTCTGAGCTCACCTGCGAGGACATTTATAAGTCCACTCTCTCCTCATAAGTCACCTGCCGCTAAGACGAATAGTATTATTGGTGGTGGTAATAAGTTGACAGCAACACCAGTGAGGACAGCAATGACAACTGCCAAATGGCTCAGGACTGTTATACGTCCGCTTCTGCCGAAACCTTCTCCTGGGCTGGAACATTTCCTGAAATCATGTGATAGGGATATAACAAGCGATGTCACACGAAGAGCGCATGTAATATTGGAAGCTATTTTTCCAAATAGTTCCTTTGGTTACCAATGTGCAGGCGGAAGTTTGCAACCTGTTAACCTTATGGATGACATATGGGCAAAAGAGCGGAGATTAGAAGCTATCAAGCTATACTACAGAGTTCTTGAGGCAATGTGTAGAGCAGAAGCTGAGATTTTGCATGCTACCAACTTAAACTCTTTACTGACAAATGAGAGGTTCCATAGATGCATGCTGGCGTGTTCAGCTGAACTGGTTCTGGCTACCCACAGAAGCATAACAATGTTGTTCCCGGCTGTTCTGGAGAAGACTGGGATCACAGCCTTTGATCTCTGCAAGGTTGTAGAGAGCTTCATCAGATATGAGGATTCGCTGCCTAGGGAGTTGAGAAGGCATCTGAACTCTCTGGAGGAACGGCTGCTCGAGAGTATGGTATGGGAGAAAGGCTCTTCAATGTACAACTCTCTGATTGTTGCCAGGCCATCGCTTGCAGTGGAGATTAATCAGCTCAGATTACTAGCTGAACCGATGCCATCTCTGGATGCAATTGCAGCGCTTATTAACTTCTCTGGAGGACTAAATCATAATGCCTCATCTATCCAAATGCATGAAACATGTCCAGGTAATTTAGTTTGTATTCGTGTCAAAGCAGTTGAAACGCCTTATTGAACCTACTATTAATGGTGTGTGTGATTTTCTTACCAAATCTCTCAAACTTACAGGACAAAATGGGGATATTAAATCACCCAAAAGACAGTGTACTGATTACCACAGCATTCTAGTTGAGCGCAATTCCTTTACATCACCTGTAAAGGATCGTCTCTTGGCCTTTGGCAACGCTAAATCCAAGATGCCAGCACCTCCGTTGCAGTCTGCATTTGCTAGGTACATTTTGGGTCATTGTGGGAgttagtttggtttgatttatatCCATGTACTCGTTAAGTTTTAACTTTTTGGATATTTGTGTACAGTCCGACAAGGCCCAACCCAGGGGGTGGAGGAGAAACTTTTGCAGAAACTGGGATCAATATATTCTTCACTAAGGTAGCTGATCAATGCAATCTTGTGTGCTAAATGTCCAATACAACTTATAACTAATCGTTTGTTTGTCTTAACTACCATATTGACTACATGATGGTTTTCTACAGATTAGTAAATTGGCTGCTGTCAGAATCAACGGAATGGTGGAAAGGCTACAATTTTCTCAGGAGATAAGGGAGAGTGTATACCGTCTCTTTCAACATGTACTTGCTCAACGGACTTCTCTTTTCTTCAATCGACATATTGACCAAATCATTCTTTGTTGCTTTTACGGAGTGGCCAAGGTGAGTAGAGTACTTCATGGTCTTAAACTTTATGTTTTGTCTGTTTTATAATGGCTTATCTTCTGCTAACGCCTTTTTTCCATGAATAACCCCTCTAGATATCCCAAATGAGCCTGACTTTCAGTGAGATCGTATACAACTATCGGAAGCAACCACAGTGCAACCCGCTTGTCTTTGGCAGCGTTTATGTGGATTCTTTTCATTGTCGCCGTCAAGGGGTATTATTATATGTGAACACTTAACGTTAAGTTGAACTTGTTACTCTGTGAAGAAGACTAAAACTTGTGACAATGGCTTGTGTAACAGAGAATAGGGCCAGATCATGTTTACATCATCACATTCTACAACGACATATTTATTCCTGCCGCAAAGACGTTGCTGGTGGAGGTAGTTCCTGTAAGTAACGACCAGGCTGTGGAGGCCAATGATAAGCCTGAAGGTAGTTAAGAAATGTTAAGACGTGAGACTTTATCCATGAATCAGAACCTAAGCTAATTGATTGTCTTATATTGCATTTTACAGGTCATTGTCATGGATCCTCGAAAGTATCGGTGTTTCCAAGTGTTCCAGACATGTCCCCTAAAAAAGTATCGGCAGTACACAATGTTTATGTTTCTCCACTTAGGGGATCAAAGGTAAAGAGATCAAACTACTTAAAACTCTTCTTCACAGAGTAACCTTACCAGAGCCCTTATTTTTGACTAACCTTCCGTTGTACTGGTGAATTTGCAGATGGATGCTCTTATTTTACACAGCGCAAAGAGTTCCTATGCTTGTGTTGGAGAAAGCACACGTGCTTACCAGAGCCCTTCAAAAGACCTAACTGCCATCAACAACCGCTTGAACAAGTAAGTTTAAAACACACACATCTCTCATCAGCTTCTTCCATATATGCACAAGATTTGGCTAAAACCAACCCCTATATTGGTGtcacagcagcagcagcagcagcaacagcagCAAGCGCAAGAGGACGCTTAACTTTGACGTAGAACTGGTCAGCGATTCTATGGTAGCAAACAGCCTTCCCCTCAAAAACCAACAAAACCAAAATGGAAGTGATACGTCGTCCTCAGGTGGTGCATCCCTCAAAACTGAGCCACTACATTCATAGAGTTCTCTTCAACTATGCTATCTATCAACTGTAAATCCTTTCCCTAgagagttttttgtttttagctTTCTAGTCATCAAGTCAGGCTATGAGCCGCGATGGATTCCTTTTACTGTCTCTCTTtaacatttatcaataaaacaaatattattttacccTCATAATAAAAAGGAAGTTAATCCACATCCTTGCTGTAGATAAAAAATGGACGAAATGAGTATTACAATAACATTCATAGATTAAATATCTGAACTGGCCAACGACGCTTCTGACCCTTTGAGCTCACCCCTGTAGCCTCTAATGAGACGTCAATGCTGCGATGCTCAGACGCTCGTGCAACACTCACACGCAGATGGATGCTTGAGACTGGACTTTCTTCCGTTCCAATGGCTCCTCTTCTCTCAGCACCAGACAAAAGAGTGGCTGGTGCCAATGAGATTGGTTCTTGAAACGTTAAGACCGTCTGAGCCCAGTGTGTTGGAGGAGTGTAGGGTGATGTGGATAGTACGGTTGGGTTTTCCTTGCAGAACCTATTGGTGAAGCCTGTGTCAAACCACAACACAACACCGTGGCACAACCTAGCTTCTGTTTCTGAATCAATGGGCTCAAGCGTTGCTGTTGCTGTAAAATCTACTTCATCCGGCTTCATGGTAGCCAGGTCAAATGCCTACAAAAGGAAGAAACACATCAATTCAAAGGAAGTTGATTCTTAGATAGAAAGCAAATAAAGTTCGAGCAAGCTTTCAAACCTTGAGAAGGGCAGGCCCAGTCACTAAATCACGGTCCTCTATAACGTCAACAATGGGAATACGAGTAGTATCTTCAAGAATCTCCTTGCCAATTGAAGACATGTCAAAGCCATAGACATCTTCCCAGAAAGGAAGACTTGTGGCGCCTTTTCCAAATCCAGCAACAAACTTGAGATCCAAAGGAGGAGAACCAAAGGGATAAATAAAACTCATCAATATGATagcagaagaagaaacaaaaatttggagagaaagaaaaataacaatCACACCATTGTGGCTGTGTCAGGGAGGATTGCACCTCCAGGCTTCAACCACCGGTCTCTTGCATAGAGCACAGAAGTGAGCATTGACTCATATAGAAGGCAGTATCCCATCCATTCGCTGACCAACACATCAACACTTTGAGGTTGAATCTGTATGGAGTTTTCTAGCTCTTCAACCATTGAGTTTGCTACTTCAAGTACCCCATTATGCTCTTTATCATTAAACATTTTGTTATCCTTAGCAATCTattaggaaaagaaaaaacaatttcaaatgggAGAAGAgttaatataagaaaaataaagaaaacctttttttttgtaagtagAGAAAGCTAACCTTAGTTGCAACTTTGGCCATCTTCTCACTAGCTTCAACTGCAATTACCCTTGAAGCCCCAGCTTGAGCGGCAAAGAGACTACAGGCAAAGAAGACTGAATGTTTTAGTCATAACTGAGAGGCTTCCTGAAGAGAATGAGATGGCCACTATAGAGCACCTAACTAACCTCAATATTCCAGTTCCACAACCAACATCCATTACAACAGAGCCAGACAAGAGACTCGGATTCTTCAAAAGAGCATCCCTGTATGCTTCTGTTCTAACCTATAAATGAGAacaaaccaaaatgaaaaagcATCCAACAGTTGACAAACAGGCTCACATATCAGAAAATTGCATTTACCTTATCACTTATCATCTCCTTGTGAATCCCAAACGAACTATAAGATCCAAAATAATTCTCATTCACCTTCCTTACGTTCCTACCAACTAACCTCCCATCACAAACTCTAGCTTCTTCATCTTTCCCATTAACCACTACCAAACCATCCTTACAACTTCGTTTCAGGTCACTGCAGCTTGAGATAAGAGTAACACCCTTATTGCTTGACACAGAGCTTTCTCCTATAGCCTCAACGTCAATACTTAAATCCCCAAGCTTCTGCAAATCCTCCATCAAACCCTCTCTATCTAatccctcttcttcttcttcctcgtcatCAGCAAAGCTGTACAAAAGTGAATCCTCCTGCCAAAAGGGCTTCAGATACTTCTCATCATCCCAAGGAAAGTTCACATCTTTGACATCAACAGCTTTGTTCTCAGCCACCTAGTTTCATCAAAGGAGCCAActttatccaaaaaaaagacaaaaactttGTATAACAGGGAACACATAAAGTAATTAACCTGTGACCGAACATAGTTGATGAGCTTGAAGGAAGCGTAGAAGTCCAGCTTCAGCTCCTTTCTAACTCCGTGGAAGTCAAACCCGTGGCTCACAAGACAGTGCTCGAAGAGTAGAGCACAGGAAACGTAGTGAGAGTCACAGAACAAACAGAGGAAGTCAGATTCGGAGCCGTCACCGTCTTCCTCCataccagcttcttcttcccaGTCTCCCCAGTCTCCGTCTTCAGAGAAGTTCTCTTCTGTATCATCTTCATCGCTGTAGTTGTGAAGTTCGTCTTTAACCATCTTTGTTACCGCAGCAGCAGCCATGAGAGTGATAATAATATGTCAGACGGCGTTGAGTTCCTGAAGAGAGAGAGGGGTTTAAGAAGCGGAGAGACACAACCGGCGAAGGATTGGAGTAGTTAATGACGTTTCTACCCTTCTTCACAAAACCATTTGGTTCAATTAAATCATGACTTTAACCACAGAGTAAACCAAAATCTTATATTTACCGATTACGCCCATTTCGCCACTTAATGTTAAAACGACACCGTAGAATATCTGGAagttttttctttccttttctcaAATACTTTCGACAGAGTAAAGGACGTCCTACTGTTCGCGTGCTATATGGGCTATGGATTGGTTGAATTTAATTAAAGTTATAACTGTTGATTTGGTGGGTTGAGCCGGCCCGTGCAATCGTGCAACGCATGAGCAACTCATGAAAAAGCCCAGATAGCAAGCTATCTTGATGGGCTTTCTCCcttaaaaaatacaattaatatcGAGCGGGCCGATGGCCCACATATCAGatattaaactgataagaaCAGATACTACACTTGATCTTAGCCAAAAGGCCGAGAAAGGTATGATTAGGAAGTTGGGCTTCGCTTATCTTTTATAGCGCTAAGGTTATACCAACGTTTCTATATCTTACCGATGTGGGACATTTAGAAGGAGTTCAAGAACCGTCTATGTGAGCGATAATCAATACGACGTCGAGCCAGcagaaaaatgtaatttatcAATTAGGCCCCTCTTCCCATTCAATGGCAAAAACGACGTCGTTGActgtttctcttctttctcagCCTTTGATCCTTGGTTATTCATCTGAGGAAGAGAGAAAGATCCTCGCTTCAGCGATCAGATGGCGGCACCTTTCACGTTAAGGAAGATCGGCGTACCTCCGAACTCAGCGAACCTAACGGAAGCTCGCCGCCGTGTATTCGATTACTTCAGAGCTGCCTGTAGATCCATCCCTACAATCATGGACATTTACAATCTCCAAGACGTCGTCGCGCCTTCTCAGCTCCGTTTCTCAATCTCTGCTCAGATTCGTAAAAACGCTCACGTCACTGACCCTAAGGTACCCTCTCCTAATCAATTGAGCCCTTTTTTTTGCTTGTTATATTGCACTTTTGACTTGGCATCTATGTTTGAAAGTTGAGAGCTTTGGGGACTTAAACCTCCTGGGTAGTTGAGTCTTTTCGATGATAAAGTGTCTTTGTGTGTTTGTTGCTGGGTAGAGAGTTTCTCAGAGCGGAAAGGTGTGAGCTTTGGGGGACTTAAACCTTCTGGGTAGTTAAGTCTTTTCGATGATTTAAGTGTCTTCTGGATTGGGTGTTGGATAGAGTGTTACTGAGAGCGGAAAGGTGTGAGCTTTGGGGACTTTATCTTCTGGGTAATCGAGTCTTATCGATGATCAAAGTGTGTATTGTGTGTTGGGTGCTGGGTAGAGAGTTTCTTAGAGCTGAAAGGTGGGAGCTTTAACTACTCGTTTTACTTGTTACACATTGAATGCAACTTCTTGTGTTTGGATGCCAGTCAGTGATCATGGTTTATTGTTCTCTGTTGGCTCTTTTGGAATGCAATATATAGTGTTCGTGATGATAGTGTGGCTTCTTCTGCAGGTGATTGATCTTCTTCTATTCAAGGGAATGGAAGAGCTGACTGACATAGTGGATCACGCAAAGCAGCGTCACCATATCATCGGTCAATACGTGGTTGGTGAAGGGCTCGTCCAGAACACCGGAAGCAAGGATCAAGGAAAGTCTGATTTTCTCAAAAATTTCTACACCAGCAACTACTTCTGAACTCCTCATGTTTCCTTTTCGAGTTTCACCTAAAGCCTTTCATGACTTGAACAAGTCTTCTTCCCGCAAAATAATTAGACCTTTTTTCATTTGTATGAGTTTGGTCAAACCTCTCTCTAAGTTTTATCTGTGACAGTGTTTTTGCAGATATTGCTATGATTTAACTCTCAAATATAAACTGATATTGGTCTGTTTGATTAAACAATCCAAGTTCCTGAAAGTGTATCCCATCCTCTGTCATGTTGGTTTACTACGACCTTACACTGATGAATGAGCTC is part of the Raphanus sativus cultivar WK10039 chromosome 5, ASM80110v3, whole genome shotgun sequence genome and harbors:
- the LOC108861095 gene encoding probable protein arginine N-methyltransferase 3; protein product: MAAAAVTKMVKDELHNYSDEDDTEENFSEDGDWGDWEEEAGMEEDGDGSESDFLCLFCDSHYVSCALLFEHCLVSHGFDFHGVRKELKLDFYASFKLINYVRSQVAENKAVDVKDVNFPWDDEKYLKPFWQEDSLLYSFADDEEEEEEGLDREGLMEDLQKLGDLSIDVEAIGESSVSSNKGVTLISSCSDLKRSCKDGLVVVNGKDEEARVCDGRLVGRNVRKVNENYFGSYSSFGIHKEMISDKVRTEAYRDALLKNPSLLSGSVVMDVGCGTGILSLFAAQAGASRVIAVEASEKMAKVATKIAKDNKMFNDKEHNGVLEVANSMVEELENSIQIQPQSVDVLVSEWMGYCLLYESMLTSVLYARDRWLKPGGAILPDTATMFVAGFGKGATSLPFWEDVYGFDMSSIGKEILEDTTRIPIVDVIEDRDLVTGPALLKAFDLATMKPDEVDFTATATLEPIDSETEARLCHGVVLWFDTGFTNRFCKENPTVLSTSPYTPPTHWAQTVLTFQEPISLAPATLLSGAERRGAIGTEESPVSSIHLRVSVARASEHRSIDVSLEATGVSSKGQKRRWPVQIFNL
- the LOC108863508 gene encoding NADH dehydrogenase [ubiquinone] 1 alpha subcomplex subunit 6; protein product: MAAPFTLRKIGVPPNSANLTEARRRVFDYFRAACRSIPTIMDIYNLQDVVAPSQLRFSISAQIRKNAHVTDPKVIDLLLFKGMEELTDIVDHAKQRHHIIGQYVVGEGLVQNTGSKDQGKSDFLKNFYTSNYF